The following coding sequences are from one Lolium rigidum isolate FL_2022 chromosome 6, APGP_CSIRO_Lrig_0.1, whole genome shotgun sequence window:
- the LOC124665391 gene encoding NAC domain-containing protein 75-like isoform X1, with product MNRGHISSSELIDAKLEEHRISTARHCPNCRHKLDCKPKDWLGLPAGVKFDPTDQELIEHLEAKVREEGSRSHPLIDEFIPTIDGEDGICYTHPEKLPGVTMDGLSKHFFHRPSKAYTTGTRKRRKIQTECDVHKGETRWHKTGKTRPVMASGRQKGCKKILVLYTNFGKHRKPEKTNWVMHQYHLGDLEEEKEGELVVCKIFYQTQPRQCSWSSTSATDRGAGAGSIAAAAVQEQRMRDSGSGSCSSRDHEALSATSYPGGYAVAAAVEMQHLKHSGDHFSFAPFRKSFEEVGIGGDQVPSDQLRRSEQQHRDGQEQQPHRPDLATTVVPATAFLISRPTNPISTTVPPPLQHSSVVLDHDQFHVPAIFLHDKFQNMQQQQHQKIDRRSAGLEELIMGCTSTCTKGETSIPHSQETEWPYPYWPPDNQDHHG from the exons ATGAACAGGGGTCACATCAGCAGCTCGGAGCTCATCGACGCCAAGCTCGAGGAACACCGGATCTCCACCGCCAGGCACTGCCCCAACTGCCGCCACAAGCTCGACTGCAAACCG AAGGATTGGTTGGGTTTGCCGGCTGGCGTCAAGTTCGATCCGACAGACCAGGAACTGATCGAGCACCTCGAGGCCAAGGTGAGGGAGGAAGGCTCGAGATCTCACCCTCTCATCGATGAGTTCATACCGACGATAGACGGCGAGGACGGCATCTGCTACACACATCCTGAGAAACTTCCAG GTGTGACAATGGACGGCCTAAGCAAGCACTTCTTCCACCGTCCTTCCAAGGcctacacgacgggcacgaggaagcgGCGCAAGATCCAGACGGAGTGCGACGTGCACAAGGGGGAGACGAGGTGGCACAAGACCGGCAAGACCCGGCCGGTGATGGCGAGCGGCCGGCAGAAGGGGTGCAAGAAGATCCTGGTGCTCTACACCAACTTCGGCAAGCACCGCAAGCCGGAGAAGACCAACTGGGTGATGCACCAGTACCacctcggcgacctcgaggaggagaaggagggggaGCTGGTCGTCTGCAAGATCTTCTACCAGACGCAGCCCAGGCAGTGCAGCtggtcctccacctccgccaccgaCCGGGGTGCCGGCGCGGGATccattgcggcggcggcggtgcaggaGCAGCGGATGAGAGACAGCGGGAGCGGCAGCTGCTCGTCTAGGGACCATGAGGCGTTGTCGGCGACGTCCTACCCGGGCGGGTATGCCGTGGCGGCCGCCGTCGAGATGCAGCATCTGAAGCATTCCGGTGACCATTTCAGCTTCGCGCCTTTCAGGAAGAGCTTCGAGGAG GTTGGTATAGGTGGTGACCAGGTGCCATCCGATCAGCTGCGAAGATCAGAGCAGCAGCACCGCGACGGCCAGGAACAACAACCTCATCGGCCGGATCTTGCAACGACGGTCGTGCCTGCCACGGCCTTCCTCATCAGTAGGCCAACGAATCCCATTTCAACTACGGTTCCGCCACCATTGCAGCATTCCTCTGTTGTGCTTGATCATGATCAGTTTCATGTGCCAGCAATTTTTCTCCATGACAAGTTTCAG AACATGCAACAACAGCAACATCAAAAGATTGACCGTAGGTCTGCTGGCTTGGAAGAACTGATAATGGGCTGCACGTCTACATGCACAAAAGGA GAGACCTCGATTCCTCACTCCCAAGAGACAGAATGGCCTTACCCATACTGGCCTCCTGACAACCAAGATCATCATGGATAG
- the LOC124665391 gene encoding NAC domain-containing protein 75-like isoform X2 — protein MNRGHISSSELIDAKLEEHRISTARHCPNCRHKLDCKPDWLGLPAGVKFDPTDQELIEHLEAKVREEGSRSHPLIDEFIPTIDGEDGICYTHPEKLPGVTMDGLSKHFFHRPSKAYTTGTRKRRKIQTECDVHKGETRWHKTGKTRPVMASGRQKGCKKILVLYTNFGKHRKPEKTNWVMHQYHLGDLEEEKEGELVVCKIFYQTQPRQCSWSSTSATDRGAGAGSIAAAAVQEQRMRDSGSGSCSSRDHEALSATSYPGGYAVAAAVEMQHLKHSGDHFSFAPFRKSFEEVGIGGDQVPSDQLRRSEQQHRDGQEQQPHRPDLATTVVPATAFLISRPTNPISTTVPPPLQHSSVVLDHDQFHVPAIFLHDKFQNMQQQQHQKIDRRSAGLEELIMGCTSTCTKGETSIPHSQETEWPYPYWPPDNQDHHG, from the exons ATGAACAGGGGTCACATCAGCAGCTCGGAGCTCATCGACGCCAAGCTCGAGGAACACCGGATCTCCACCGCCAGGCACTGCCCCAACTGCCGCCACAAGCTCGACTGCAAACCG GATTGGTTGGGTTTGCCGGCTGGCGTCAAGTTCGATCCGACAGACCAGGAACTGATCGAGCACCTCGAGGCCAAGGTGAGGGAGGAAGGCTCGAGATCTCACCCTCTCATCGATGAGTTCATACCGACGATAGACGGCGAGGACGGCATCTGCTACACACATCCTGAGAAACTTCCAG GTGTGACAATGGACGGCCTAAGCAAGCACTTCTTCCACCGTCCTTCCAAGGcctacacgacgggcacgaggaagcgGCGCAAGATCCAGACGGAGTGCGACGTGCACAAGGGGGAGACGAGGTGGCACAAGACCGGCAAGACCCGGCCGGTGATGGCGAGCGGCCGGCAGAAGGGGTGCAAGAAGATCCTGGTGCTCTACACCAACTTCGGCAAGCACCGCAAGCCGGAGAAGACCAACTGGGTGATGCACCAGTACCacctcggcgacctcgaggaggagaaggagggggaGCTGGTCGTCTGCAAGATCTTCTACCAGACGCAGCCCAGGCAGTGCAGCtggtcctccacctccgccaccgaCCGGGGTGCCGGCGCGGGATccattgcggcggcggcggtgcaggaGCAGCGGATGAGAGACAGCGGGAGCGGCAGCTGCTCGTCTAGGGACCATGAGGCGTTGTCGGCGACGTCCTACCCGGGCGGGTATGCCGTGGCGGCCGCCGTCGAGATGCAGCATCTGAAGCATTCCGGTGACCATTTCAGCTTCGCGCCTTTCAGGAAGAGCTTCGAGGAG GTTGGTATAGGTGGTGACCAGGTGCCATCCGATCAGCTGCGAAGATCAGAGCAGCAGCACCGCGACGGCCAGGAACAACAACCTCATCGGCCGGATCTTGCAACGACGGTCGTGCCTGCCACGGCCTTCCTCATCAGTAGGCCAACGAATCCCATTTCAACTACGGTTCCGCCACCATTGCAGCATTCCTCTGTTGTGCTTGATCATGATCAGTTTCATGTGCCAGCAATTTTTCTCCATGACAAGTTTCAG AACATGCAACAACAGCAACATCAAAAGATTGACCGTAGGTCTGCTGGCTTGGAAGAACTGATAATGGGCTGCACGTCTACATGCACAAAAGGA GAGACCTCGATTCCTCACTCCCAAGAGACAGAATGGCCTTACCCATACTGGCCTCCTGACAACCAAGATCATCATGGATAG